AGGAGACCCGTCTGGATGCTGAGGCCCTGCGTGAGCGTCTCAGCCAGGGAGCACAGCCCACCGATGTGGTGCGCACCTTGCTCGAGAAGGGTGGTCTGATCGAAAAGACTGTCCGTTCTGCTGAGACCGTCGGCAAGGCCAAGCAGGCTGCCAAGCGCGAGGCCGATGCCAAGCAGGCCGCCAAGGAAGCTGCAGAAGCCAAAGCTGCTGCTGAAGCAGAAGCCAAGGCAGCTGCTGAAGAGCCCGCCGCCGACGAAGCCGCTGCTGAAGGCTGATCAACAGCATGTCCGAAGCCACCTCAATCGGTCGCTTCGTCTTTGATCTTCCCCATACGGAGGCAGCCCTCGCTCTGGCGGGCGGTCCCTCCTCCCAGACCCTGCGTCAACTAGAAGCCCTGACCGGGACTTCTTTGGTGATGCGGGGTCTTCAATTGGAGATCAGTGGCAGGCCCAACCAGCTCGAGCGCACGGCCGCCGTTGTGGAGCTGTTGCGCAAGTTCTGGGAAGCGGGTGAGTCGATTTCACAGGTTGATCTGCAAGCGGCCCTTCAGGCGCTCGACACGGGCCGCGACCGGGAACATGAAGCGATGGGTCAGCAGGTGCTGGCCAAGAATCAGCGCGGCAACCTGTTGCGGCCTCGCACCCTCCGTCAGAAGTCCTATGTGGAGGCGATGGAGCGCAATGATCTCACCTTCGCCCTCGGGCCTGCCGGAACCGGGAAGACATTTCTGGCCACGGTGCTGGCCGTGCGCATGTTGACCGAGCGCAAGGTGGAGCGATTGGTGCTCACCCGACCTGCGGTTGAAGCGGGGGAGCGTTTGGGATTTCTTCCGGGGGATCTTCAGCAGAAAGTGGATCCCTATCTGCGGCCCCTTTATGACGCCCTGCACATGTTGCTGGGGGCTGAAAAAACCGCCGCTTTGCTGGAGAAGGGGGTGATCGAGGTGGCGCCACTGGCCTACATGCGTGGCCGCACCTTGGCTGAATCCTTCGTGATCCTCGATGAAGCCCAGAACACCACGCCGGCTCAGATGCGCATGGTGTTGACCCGACTCGGGGAGCGTTCTCGCATGGTGGTGACCGGCGACATCACCCAGGTGGATCTGCCGTCCGGTCAGCTGAGCGGTCTGGTGGAGGCGTCTGAGGTACTGGATGGTGTGGAGGGCGTGGCGGTTTGCCGCTTGACGGCCGCGGATGTGGTGCGTCACCCCCTGGTGCAGCGGGTGGTGGAGGCCTATGCGCGCCGGGACAAAACGCATCCGCGTCGGGATGGTGCGCCTCCACGCCGTTCGATGGGGAGATCCGCACCGGGCTGAGGACCACAACCCGGCTGAAGCTGGCAGGATGAGCCCAGTGATCTGGGGCGACATGCCAGCCAGCAGCAACTTTCAAAACGCCATTCGCGAGGCGCAATCCAGCGCCCTCGTGGGGCCCAATGTGGTGAAGAAAGCCCTCCCTTACGTGGGAGGCGGAATGGTGTTGACCGCAGGAGGTGCTCTTGGGGGGATGGCCCTCCTGGCATCGGGGAGTGCGCTTTACATGCCTCTCTTCCTCGTCGCAGCCATCGGCAACCTTGTTCTGTTCTTTGTGGCGCAGAACATCGCCATGAAGGGAGATAACGGCACTGCTTTGCCGTTGTTGTCGCTCTACAGCCTCATCAGTGGTTTCACCCTGAGCGGCCTGGTGAGCTATGCCATTCAGGTGGTGGGTGCTGCCAATCCAGCCAATCCCTATGCCGGTGTTGGTGCCGTCGGTATCGCGGCCCTTGCCACGGGTGTCACCTTCGTGATTGCGTCGTTCTTCGGAAGCCGCATGAGCGACAGCGTCGGTCAGGCCCTCAGCGCTGTTGTAGGAATCGGCCTGGTGGGACTTCTGATCGCCATGGTCGGCATCGCGATCGGTGGATTCTTCATTCCTGGCCTCTACCAATCCACCAACCTGCTGATCTCCGGTTTTGGAACCGTGCTGTTTGTGGGAATGGCCTTCGTGGACTTCTACACGATGCCTCGCACATACCGGGACGATCAATACCTGGCTGGTGCTCTCAGCATGTATCTCACTTTTATCAACCTGTTCATCTTCGTTCTGCGTCTGATCATTGCCCTGAACAGCGGTGGCCGCCGCGACTGAACCCCACGCGTTGGTTTGAACGAAACACAACAAAGCCCCGGCGAAACCGGGGCTTTTTGCTGTCTGCGTTTCGAGCGATCGACATGAAAAAACCTCGGAAAGGTTCCGAGGTTGTGTGAATGCCGGTTGATCCCCATCACCCGGCCGTGCGAGAAGACTAGGCGCGTTGAAATAGAAGGTGTCTCAACTTCAGATTGGCCTAATAGTGTTGCAAATCAACGCTTCATGAAGCGAAACACCAGATCTGGTGCCGTGCTGGATCAAGTGTCCGCCACAGCCATCACGGCATCGCCAATGGCCTGTTTCTGCTGGTCGTCGTAGCCCCAGCGTTCGAGAAAGGCCAGATCGTCACCCCGGTTCTGGTTTGCGGCCTCAAGCAGCACCTCCAGCCTGTCTTTCACCCGTTGCGACTCCAGCTGGCGTAGCAGTTCCGTGCAGCGCTGATTCACCCGTTCCGAGCCAGCAGCCTGGTCGTCATCGCCGTTGCTGCGGTGATGCACCACCATGGCGGCGCTCATCGCCAGGTTCCGGGCGGTCAGATCCACCACCCCATCACCGGCTTCACGCAGTTTGAGCACCAGGGCTTCCGGCAGGCGATCCATCAGCAAGCTGTCACCAGCCAGGCTCACCACAAAAAAGCCGCGGGCTCCATCCCGACTGGCCACCAGCTCACCGATCCGGTCCGCCAGCACCTCGTCGCTGATCTCCTCCTGGTCCCACTGCTGCAGCCAGGTCGCTGTGATTTCCATGGCCTGCTGGAAGGTGGGTTGCTGGTCCGCCATAGCAGCGCAGAACGACTCCCCCAAGGCTATGGGCCGATGCCAGGGCTGCCGCGCCCTGACAGCGCAGACTGATCCCATGCAGTCATCGCCACTCCCGGAGAATCACCGCTCCGGTTTCATCGCTCTGATTGGCCGCCCCAATGTCGGCAAATCCACCCTGGTGAACCAGTTGGTGGGAGACAAGGTGGCGATCACATCTCCTGTCGCGCAGACCACGCGCAATCGTCTGCGCGCCATTCTCACGACCCCGGAAGCGCAATTGATCCTGGTGGATACCCCTGGGATTCACAAGCCGCACCATTTGCTGGGGGAACGTCTGGTGCAGAGTGCCCGCGCCGCCATCGGCGAGGTGGATCAGGTGCTGCTGCTGCTGGAGGGCCATCAGCCGCCGGGGCGTGGTGATGCCTTCATCGTCAATCTGCTGCGGCAGCAGCGTCTTCCGGTGCAGGTGGTGCTGAACAAATGGGATCTGGTGCCTGTGGATCGCAAGCCGGAGGCGGATGTGGCCTATCGCGAGTTGTTGGCAGACACCGAATGGCCCGTGCATCACTGTTCAGCGCTGGATGGTGCTGGCTGCCCCGAATTGGTGTCCGCCGTCAGTGCGTTGATGCCCGAGGGACCACGGCTCTACCCGCCCGAGATGGTCAGTGATCAGCCCGAACGGCTGTTGATGGCGGAACTGATCCGCGAGCAGGTGCTGATGCACACCCGGGAGGAGGTGCCCCACAGCGTGGCGGTGAGCATCGATCGCGTGGAAGAGGTACCGGCCCGTGGCAAGAGCAAGGCGCGCACGGCGGTGCTGGCCACCGTTCTGGTGGAGCGCAAAAGCCAGAAGGGGATCCTGATCGGCAAGGGCGGCGCCATGCTCAAAACCATCGGCCAGGGGGCCCGATTGCAGATGCAGACGTTGATCGATGGACCGGTGTATCTGGAGCTGTTCGTGAAAGTGGTGCCTGATTGGCGCAGCAAGCCGCAGCGTCTGGCCGAACTCGGTTACGCCGAGGAGAGGGTCTGAAGGGCTGCGGTCTCCTGCGAGGATGGGCGGATGGATGAAACCGCTTTCCCTCCAGCCGATCTCAAGGCTTTTCTCCAGCTGTGCGAAGGCCGTTGGATGAGCCTGCGCAGTCGCTTTGATTTCAATGGTTCCGACGAGGACTGGCATGCCAGTGATCGCGGCGAGGTGACCGTGACCTTCCGCGATCATGACGGTGCATCGGAGCTGGCGGTGCAGCCGGCTGAAGGCCCTGGCAGTGCGCTGCAGTTCACTCCGGATGGTGCTCTGGCCGTGACCTCCGCAGAGGGGTCTCGGAATGGCCGCTGGCAGTTCCGGCCCGATGCCAGTGTGGAGCTGGAACTGGGCGATGACCAGGCAGGGGCAAAGGTGCTTGAGCGCATCTGGTTCATTAAGCCGAATCTGCGTCTGCGCAGCACCACAGCGCTGGCCGCGGATGGCACGCCGCTGCAGGCGCGCTTCTGCTCCGAGATTCGGCGTGTCTCCGCTCCCCAGGCCTAATCCGGTGAGTGCGTATCGCCTGGATGTGGTGAGCCTGGCTCCGCAGGCGTTCGAGCCCTTGAAGGAGTTGGGGGTGATCGGTCGGGCCTTCGCTGCCGGTCGCGCCGAGCTTCATCTGCACAATCCCCGCGATCACGCCACCGATCGCTACCGCAAGGTCGACGATGAACCCTATGGCGGTGGTGCGGGCATGGTGCTCAAGCCCGAACCGGTGTTCGCCGCTTTCGAATCGATTCCCGTGCATCCCAGGCGGCGGGTGTTGCTGATGACGCCTCAGGGCCGACCGCTGCGCCAGTCAGATCTGCAGCGCTGGGCGGAGCAGCATGACCAGCTGGTGCTGCTGTGTGGTCACTACGAAGGCTTCGACGAACGCATCCGTTCTCTCGCCGATGAAGAGGTGTCGCTGGGGGATTTTGTGCTCACCGGTGGTGAGTTGCCAGCGATGACGATCATCAACGGTGTGGTGCGTCTGCTGCCGGGAACGGTCGGTACCGCGGCATCACTGGTGGAGGAAAGCCACAGCGATTGGCTGTTGGAGCATCCTCACTACACGCGCCCGTCTGAGTTCCGGGGGATGGCCGTGCCGGATGTGCTGCGCAGTGGAGACCATGGCGCCATCGCGCGATGGCGTCAGCAGCAACGCGAGCAGCGCACGGCTGAACGTCGACCGGATCTGCTGGAGCGCTGGAAGCAGCGCACCGATGCGGAGAATGACCCCAAAGGCACGACCTGAACGAGCGCGCGCATGACTCTCCGCATTGGCAACGGCTACGACATCCACCGCCTGGTTCAGGGGCGTCCGCTGATCCTGGGTGGTCAGCGCTTGACGCATCCCGACGGCCTTGGTCTGGATGGCCACAGTGATGCTGATGTGCTCGTGCATGCCGTCATGGATGCCTTGTTGGGAGCGCTGTCGCTTGGGGATATCGGCAAATACTTCCCCCCGAACGATCCCCAGTGGAAAGGGGCCGACAGTCTGGTGCTGCTGGAGCAGGTGGTGGCCCTGGTCAAGGACCGTGGCTGGGAGGTGGTGAATGTGGACAGCGTCGTGATCGCTGAACGCCCCAAACTCAAGCCCCACATCGAGGCCATGCGCACCGCTATTGCTGAACGCATGGGACTCGCGCCGGATCAGGTGGGGGTCAAAGCCACCACCAATGAGACCCTTGGACCTGAAGGGCGGGAGGAAGGCATCTCCTGTCACGCCGTAGCCCTGTTGAGCAAGCCATGACGCGGCTGGTGAGAGGTCTCTCTACGGTGATTGGGTTCTGCCTGGCGGTGCTGATTCTGCTTTCAGGTCCTGGCGATGGTCGCGCTGAAGCGTTGCCCGGTTTGGATGGGCATTTCGATGTTGCTGTGATCGAG
This region of Synechococcus sp. NOUM97013 genomic DNA includes:
- the rpsP gene encoding 30S ribosomal protein S16, whose amino-acid sequence is MIKLRLKRFGKKREASFRLVACNSTSRRDGRPLQELGYYNPRTKETRLDAEALRERLSQGAQPTDVVRTLLEKGGLIEKTVRSAETVGKAKQAAKREADAKQAAKEAAEAKAAAEAEAKAAAEEPAADEAAAEG
- a CDS encoding PhoH family protein, whose product is MSEATSIGRFVFDLPHTEAALALAGGPSSQTLRQLEALTGTSLVMRGLQLEISGRPNQLERTAAVVELLRKFWEAGESISQVDLQAALQALDTGRDREHEAMGQQVLAKNQRGNLLRPRTLRQKSYVEAMERNDLTFALGPAGTGKTFLATVLAVRMLTERKVERLVLTRPAVEAGERLGFLPGDLQQKVDPYLRPLYDALHMLLGAEKTAALLEKGVIEVAPLAYMRGRTLAESFVILDEAQNTTPAQMRMVLTRLGERSRMVVTGDITQVDLPSGQLSGLVEASEVLDGVEGVAVCRLTAADVVRHPLVQRVVEAYARRDKTHPRRDGAPPRRSMGRSAPG
- a CDS encoding Bax inhibitor-1 family protein; this encodes MPASSNFQNAIREAQSSALVGPNVVKKALPYVGGGMVLTAGGALGGMALLASGSALYMPLFLVAAIGNLVLFFVAQNIAMKGDNGTALPLLSLYSLISGFTLSGLVSYAIQVVGAANPANPYAGVGAVGIAALATGVTFVIASFFGSRMSDSVGQALSAVVGIGLVGLLIAMVGIAIGGFFIPGLYQSTNLLISGFGTVLFVGMAFVDFYTMPRTYRDDQYLAGALSMYLTFINLFIFVLRLIIALNSGGRRD
- the era gene encoding GTPase Era, with the protein product MQSSPLPENHRSGFIALIGRPNVGKSTLVNQLVGDKVAITSPVAQTTRNRLRAILTTPEAQLILVDTPGIHKPHHLLGERLVQSARAAIGEVDQVLLLLEGHQPPGRGDAFIVNLLRQQRLPVQVVLNKWDLVPVDRKPEADVAYRELLADTEWPVHHCSALDGAGCPELVSAVSALMPEGPRLYPPEMVSDQPERLLMAELIREQVLMHTREEVPHSVAVSIDRVEEVPARGKSKARTAVLATVLVERKSQKGILIGKGGAMLKTIGQGARLQMQTLIDGPVYLELFVKVVPDWRSKPQRLAELGYAEERV
- a CDS encoding phycobiliprotein lyase, with product MDETAFPPADLKAFLQLCEGRWMSLRSRFDFNGSDEDWHASDRGEVTVTFRDHDGASELAVQPAEGPGSALQFTPDGALAVTSAEGSRNGRWQFRPDASVELELGDDQAGAKVLERIWFIKPNLRLRSTTALAADGTPLQARFCSEIRRVSAPQA
- the trmD gene encoding tRNA (guanosine(37)-N1)-methyltransferase TrmD, which translates into the protein MSAYRLDVVSLAPQAFEPLKELGVIGRAFAAGRAELHLHNPRDHATDRYRKVDDEPYGGGAGMVLKPEPVFAAFESIPVHPRRRVLLMTPQGRPLRQSDLQRWAEQHDQLVLLCGHYEGFDERIRSLADEEVSLGDFVLTGGELPAMTIINGVVRLLPGTVGTAASLVEESHSDWLLEHPHYTRPSEFRGMAVPDVLRSGDHGAIARWRQQQREQRTAERRPDLLERWKQRTDAENDPKGTT
- the ispF gene encoding 2-C-methyl-D-erythritol 2,4-cyclodiphosphate synthase; protein product: MTLRIGNGYDIHRLVQGRPLILGGQRLTHPDGLGLDGHSDADVLVHAVMDALLGALSLGDIGKYFPPNDPQWKGADSLVLLEQVVALVKDRGWEVVNVDSVVIAERPKLKPHIEAMRTAIAERMGLAPDQVGVKATTNETLGPEGREEGISCHAVALLSKP